In one Cloacibacillus porcorum genomic region, the following are encoded:
- a CDS encoding DegT/DnrJ/EryC1/StrS family aminotransferase, with protein sequence MQRFDKKIWLSSPYIHKEERKFVNEAFDTNWMSTIGENIDKLEGAMCSYLGCKASVALASGTAALHLAVKLANVQHGDIVLCSDMTFAATVNPVSYERGIQVFIDCEKDTWNMNPTALEIALKKYGKKVKAVIVADLYGTPAKLDEISALCEKYNAVMIEDAAESLSATYKERQSGTFGKYNVVSFNGNKIITGTSGGMLLSDDEAAISKAKFLSTQAREPFPWYQHCELGYNYRMSNLIAGVARGQLLHLDQHKAMKKKIWQRYQNGLKDLPVQMNPFVEHSEPNYWLSCLTINKDSFGDGIGKATPEKIRLTLDKYNVESRPIWKPMHLQPLYADRDFITVGNDNVGEDIFTRGLCLPSDLNMTEEQQTVVIEIIKNCF encoded by the coding sequence ATGCAAAGATTTGATAAAAAAATCTGGCTATCCAGTCCATACATCCACAAAGAAGAACGTAAGTTTGTAAACGAAGCGTTCGACACAAACTGGATGTCCACGATTGGAGAAAACATAGATAAATTAGAGGGGGCCATGTGCAGCTATCTTGGTTGTAAAGCCAGCGTAGCCCTAGCTTCAGGCACGGCGGCCCTGCATCTGGCCGTTAAACTTGCAAACGTACAACACGGGGATATCGTCCTCTGTTCAGATATGACCTTTGCCGCCACCGTCAACCCAGTATCATATGAAAGAGGTATTCAGGTTTTTATTGACTGCGAAAAAGATACTTGGAATATGAACCCTACTGCGCTTGAAATTGCTTTAAAAAAGTATGGAAAAAAAGTAAAGGCCGTCATCGTTGCAGACCTTTACGGCACGCCTGCCAAACTGGACGAAATTTCGGCGCTGTGCGAAAAATACAACGCGGTAATGATTGAGGACGCAGCCGAAAGCTTATCTGCCACCTATAAGGAACGGCAGTCAGGCACATTTGGTAAATATAACGTTGTCTCCTTTAACGGCAACAAAATCATTACCGGTACAAGCGGCGGGATGCTTTTATCCGACGACGAGGCGGCAATCAGCAAAGCAAAATTTTTATCTACCCAAGCAAGAGAACCATTCCCTTGGTATCAGCACTGTGAACTCGGATATAACTATCGAATGAGCAACCTTATAGCCGGCGTTGCGAGAGGTCAGCTTCTCCACCTTGACCAACACAAGGCCATGAAAAAGAAAATATGGCAAAGGTACCAAAATGGTTTGAAAGACCTGCCGGTACAGATGAATCCCTTTGTGGAACATTCTGAACCAAACTACTGGCTGAGCTGCCTGACAATCAACAAGGATTCTTTCGGTGATGGTATCGGAAAAGCAACTCCAGAAAAAATCCGGCTCACGCTCGACAAATACAACGTTGAAAGCCGTCCAATATGGAAACCGATGCACCTACAGCCTCTTTATGCTGATAGAGATTTTATCACCGTTGGCAACGATAACGTCGGCGAGGATATCTTCACTAGGGGGCTTTGTCTGCCAAGCGATTTGAATATGACAGAGGAACAGCAAACTGTCGTTATCGAAATTATAAAGAATTGTTTTTAA
- a CDS encoding sugar transferase: protein MFDILCSLFVIIIFCWLYVIIAAMVRIKLGSPVLFQQPRPGKDEKIFKMYKFRTMTDKKDAYGNLLPDEARLTEFGKTLRNTSMDELPEAFNILKGEMSFIGPRPLLVRDMVFMTDKQRQRHNVRPGLSGLAQVNGRNAIDWERKLDYDLEYIKDITFLGDMKIILKTLSKAIIKQEGITEEGMATAEDYGDYLLNKRLVDKEEYEIKQAKARKLLALVDL, encoded by the coding sequence ATGTTTGATATCTTATGCTCACTATTTGTAATTATAATATTCTGTTGGCTTTATGTAATTATTGCTGCCATGGTGCGAATCAAGCTTGGTTCACCCGTGTTATTCCAGCAACCAAGGCCCGGCAAAGATGAAAAAATATTTAAGATGTATAAATTTCGCACCATGACAGACAAAAAGGATGCCTACGGAAATCTGTTGCCGGACGAAGCCAGACTCACAGAATTTGGTAAAACGCTAAGAAATACCAGTATGGACGAGCTGCCGGAGGCATTCAACATATTAAAGGGCGAGATGAGTTTCATCGGACCGCGCCCTCTATTAGTGCGTGACATGGTATTTATGACCGATAAACAAAGACAACGTCATAACGTACGTCCCGGACTTTCCGGACTTGCACAGGTAAACGGACGTAACGCCATCGATTGGGAAAGAAAACTGGATTACGACCTGGAATACATTAAGGACATCACATTCCTCGGCGATATGAAAATTATTCTCAAAACATTGTCAAAGGCCATTATAAAGCAGGAAGGCATAACGGAAGAAGGAATGGCGACAGCGGAAGATTATGGTGATTATTTGCTGAACAAAAGATTGGTCGATAAAGAAGAATATGAAATTAAGCAAGCGAAGGCTAGAAAACTACTTGCATTGGTTGATTTATAG
- a CDS encoding glycosyltransferase family 4 protein encodes MKILLINHYAGSIYHGMEFRPYYLSKEWVKMGHEVVIVAASFSHLRQKNVDMTTDVREENIDGVRYLWLKTPEYNGNGLGRIRNMLAFIRKLYVHLPKITADFIPDAVIASSTYPLDSYPAKWIAKKHGAKFVFELHDLWPMSPQVLGNMSKWHPFIITMQMAEDYWCRNADVVISLLPDAYKHLVTRGMKMDKYTVVPNGVSIDEWQDETEKEELPELHRDALFKLKKSGKTIVGYVGGHGVSNGLDMLIDAAARTSDFSKIQLVLVGKGPEKARLEETTKRLNLSNITFLPPVLKKAVPALLKQMDILVCTVKETPLYQYGMSLNKIFDYMMAGKPVLWSANVSNDLVADSHCGFTVPCGDITSFCNKLYEMSNMQKELLDAMGIRGKEYILKQYTYPKLARKFIDAL; translated from the coding sequence ATGAAAATACTGCTAATAAACCATTACGCAGGCTCAATATATCACGGAATGGAATTTCGTCCCTACTACCTCTCGAAGGAATGGGTAAAGATGGGACATGAGGTTGTGATCGTGGCAGCTTCGTTCTCTCACCTTAGGCAGAAAAATGTTGATATGACCACAGACGTGAGAGAAGAAAATATTGACGGAGTCAGATATTTGTGGCTGAAAACACCGGAATACAACGGAAACGGCTTGGGACGCATCCGTAATATGCTTGCGTTTATCCGCAAACTCTACGTTCACTTACCAAAGATTACAGCAGATTTCATTCCAGATGCGGTTATCGCATCCTCGACATATCCGCTCGATTCATATCCAGCGAAATGGATCGCTAAAAAACACGGCGCAAAATTTGTCTTTGAACTCCACGACCTCTGGCCGATGTCGCCGCAGGTACTTGGGAACATGTCCAAATGGCACCCTTTCATCATAACAATGCAGATGGCGGAAGATTACTGGTGCAGAAACGCCGACGTCGTAATTTCTCTTTTGCCGGATGCCTACAAACATCTGGTCACGCGCGGCATGAAAATGGATAAATATACCGTAGTCCCTAATGGCGTAAGTATTGATGAATGGCAGGATGAGACCGAAAAAGAAGAGCTTCCTGAATTACACAGAGATGCGTTGTTTAAGCTAAAGAAATCTGGCAAAACAATCGTGGGATATGTTGGAGGTCATGGCGTCAGTAATGGCCTGGACATGTTGATTGATGCCGCTGCTAGAACTTCTGATTTTTCAAAAATTCAACTTGTTTTAGTCGGAAAAGGCCCAGAAAAAGCCAGGCTGGAAGAAACGACCAAACGACTGAATCTGTCAAATATCACTTTTTTGCCCCCTGTTTTAAAAAAAGCGGTTCCTGCTTTGCTGAAGCAAATGGATATATTGGTGTGTACGGTTAAAGAAACTCCCCTATATCAGTATGGAATGTCATTAAATAAAATCTTCGATTATATGATGGCAGGAAAACCCGTTTTATGGAGCGCCAACGTCAGTAATGATTTAGTTGCAGATTCGCATTGTGGTTTCACAGTCCCCTGCGGTGATATTACTTCTTTTTGCAACAAATTATATGAAATGTCAAATATGCAAAAAGAGCTCTTGGATGCCATGGGCATTCGAGGAAAGGAATACATATTGAAGCAATATACATATCCAAAACTGGCAAGAAAATTTATTGATGCACTATAA
- a CDS encoding nucleotide sugar dehydrogenase: protein MRLINKIQNKTAQIGVIGLGYVGLPLAVEKAKAGFKVLGFDIQSSKVEMVNRGENYIGDIIPQDLKDLVVNGHLSATTDFDRLMECDVVAICVPTPLDKFKQPDLSYIINSAKEIAKRIHKDMLIVLESTTYPGTTEEVVKPILEESGFKVGKDFHLAFSPERVDPGNARFKTHNTPKVVGGCTPECTEIAKTLYSIVLGAEVFTVSSPKEAEATKILENTFRIVNCALANEMAIVYNKMGINIWEVIAAAATKPFGFTPFYPGPGVGGHCIPLDPFYLTYKAREYDYHTRLIELSGEINDNMPEYVVERLMEILNEQEKPLKNSKIMLLGIAYKGDIDDLRESPALKVWEELEKKGAKVIYHDPYCHSAKWKDNIVNATELTPDNVSSCNAVVVTTWHKHNVDYQMVLDNAKILFDTKNAVVSVLGESVLSAANYIRL from the coding sequence ATGCGTTTAATAAATAAAATACAAAATAAGACTGCCCAAATCGGAGTAATCGGTCTCGGCTACGTTGGTCTTCCACTGGCTGTAGAAAAGGCCAAAGCCGGTTTCAAAGTCCTTGGGTTCGACATTCAATCCTCAAAGGTCGAGATGGTCAATAGAGGTGAAAACTACATCGGTGACATAATCCCGCAGGACCTAAAAGATCTTGTCGTAAACGGGCACCTTTCCGCCACGACCGACTTTGACCGTCTCATGGAGTGTGACGTCGTCGCCATCTGCGTCCCCACACCACTCGACAAATTCAAGCAGCCAGACCTTTCGTACATTATCAACTCCGCCAAAGAAATAGCGAAACGTATACACAAAGATATGCTTATCGTTCTTGAATCTACCACTTACCCGGGTACGACGGAAGAAGTAGTAAAACCTATACTTGAAGAAAGTGGCTTTAAAGTTGGCAAAGACTTCCACCTGGCCTTCAGCCCTGAGCGGGTCGATCCCGGCAACGCGCGCTTTAAGACCCATAACACCCCGAAAGTTGTCGGCGGCTGTACGCCGGAGTGCACTGAAATCGCCAAAACCCTTTACAGTATTGTACTCGGGGCAGAAGTATTCACAGTCTCCTCTCCTAAAGAGGCCGAGGCGACAAAGATACTAGAAAACACCTTCCGCATCGTCAACTGCGCTCTCGCGAACGAGATGGCGATCGTCTACAACAAAATGGGCATTAACATCTGGGAGGTCATCGCTGCCGCCGCGACAAAGCCCTTCGGCTTCACCCCCTTCTACCCCGGACCAGGCGTCGGCGGACACTGCATCCCGCTCGACCCATTCTATCTCACATACAAGGCACGGGAATATGACTACCACACACGTCTTATAGAACTTTCAGGAGAAATAAACGACAACATGCCGGAATACGTCGTCGAACGGCTAATGGAGATACTAAACGAACAGGAAAAGCCGCTCAAAAACAGCAAGATAATGCTTTTAGGTATTGCATACAAGGGAGATATCGACGACCTGCGCGAATCACCAGCCCTCAAAGTATGGGAAGAGCTGGAAAAGAAGGGCGCGAAGGTAATATACCACGACCCCTACTGCCATAGCGCAAAATGGAAGGACAACATCGTCAACGCCACAGAACTGACGCCGGATAATGTGTCCTCCTGCAACGCCGTCGTCGTCACCACCTGGCACAAACACAATGTGGATTATCAAATGGTGCTGGACAACGCGAAGATACTTTTCGACACCAAAAATGCGGTGGTAAGTGTACTTGGTGAAAGCGTCTTATCCGCTGCAAACTATATCAGGCTTTAG
- a CDS encoding LpxD N-terminal domain-containing protein: MKLKNFVSEFLNVTIKNDIEYTGMVDSVRPNTISFLDNPKFAKDINRNPNISVVLVREKDAALLQGNVETVIVENPKAALFSLHNEYCKKYLTYKVNKIAKSASIHASAYIAPEGVNIGENVIIAPNATILCGVEIGDNTTIGPNCVIGEDGFHVFEDLNATKRIVIHDGFVKIGKKVDIQASVTVDKGFMGRDTVIGDECKIDNAVHIAHRVHVGRKTLIASGACIAGSADIGENVWIGPHSVISNRVSICDNAKILIGSIVIRNIKKAISVSGNFAVEHAKHIKSQCS; the protein is encoded by the coding sequence ATGAAATTAAAAAATTTTGTTTCTGAGTTTCTTAATGTGACAATTAAAAATGATATTGAGTACACAGGTATGGTTGATTCCGTCAGGCCAAATACAATAAGTTTTTTAGATAATCCTAAATTTGCCAAAGATATAAACAGAAATCCTAATATTTCTGTAGTACTAGTTAGAGAAAAGGATGCGGCATTGCTTCAGGGTAATGTTGAAACAGTGATAGTAGAAAATCCTAAAGCGGCTTTATTTAGTTTGCATAATGAATATTGCAAAAAATACTTGACATATAAGGTGAATAAAATTGCAAAATCTGCTTCTATTCACGCAAGTGCCTATATTGCTCCTGAAGGGGTTAACATCGGAGAAAATGTTATTATCGCCCCAAACGCCACTATTCTTTGTGGCGTAGAAATTGGCGACAATACAACGATTGGTCCCAACTGTGTCATTGGAGAAGATGGCTTCCATGTATTTGAAGATTTAAATGCGACAAAAAGAATAGTGATACACGATGGTTTTGTAAAAATAGGAAAAAAGGTTGACATACAAGCATCTGTTACAGTTGATAAAGGTTTTATGGGACGTGATACAGTTATAGGCGATGAGTGCAAAATAGATAATGCAGTACATATAGCACACAGAGTACATGTGGGCAGAAAAACGTTAATAGCGTCAGGCGCATGTATTGCCGGTTCTGCTGACATTGGTGAAAATGTGTGGATAGGTCCCCATTCCGTCATTTCAAACAGAGTGTCCATTTGCGATAACGCGAAAATTCTAATCGGCTCCATTGTCATAAGAAATATTAAGAAAGCCATCAGTGTTTCTGGCAATTTCGCTGTAGAACATGCGAAACACATAAAATCACAATGCAGTTAA
- a CDS encoding ketoacyl-ACP synthase III, which yields MLISYYLPSNNLTNDTLETLYAAPSWTASKIYRKTGIKSRPIAGTELVSDMAVKAAQNLFDEYNISPQDIDFVLLCTQSPDYFLPTTACLVQERLGIPTTSGAFDYNLGCSGYIYGLATAKGLLCAGIAKNILLITAETYTKHINPLDRSTRTVFGDAAAATYLTIEDIDLIGNFVLGTDGKGAQNLIVPAGGMARTRDDQTAVEHEDASGNIRSDNDLYMNGPEIYAFTLRAVPGLVSEILTKNSLTMEDIDYVILHQANRLVLTSLRDKLEIAEEKFCIDVEELGNTVSSTVPIAIKRALKREPEKLHPGAKILIAGFGVGYSWGGTVVTL from the coding sequence ATGCTAATATCCTACTATCTTCCTTCAAACAATCTAACCAACGACACGTTGGAAACTCTCTACGCCGCTCCCTCCTGGACGGCGTCAAAGATATACCGTAAGACTGGCATCAAGTCACGTCCTATCGCTGGAACGGAGCTCGTCTCCGACATGGCGGTAAAGGCGGCGCAAAATCTTTTTGACGAATACAACATATCCCCGCAGGATATAGACTTCGTTCTGCTTTGCACCCAGAGCCCCGATTATTTCCTGCCGACGACAGCCTGTCTTGTACAGGAACGTCTTGGTATCCCCACAACATCCGGGGCCTTCGATTACAATCTCGGCTGCTCCGGCTACATCTATGGACTGGCGACCGCCAAGGGACTGCTCTGCGCCGGCATCGCAAAAAATATCCTGCTCATCACCGCCGAGACATACACCAAACATATCAATCCGCTGGACAGGAGCACGAGAACAGTATTCGGAGACGCGGCAGCGGCCACATATCTCACCATAGAGGATATTGACCTGATTGGGAACTTTGTACTCGGCACCGACGGTAAAGGCGCACAAAACCTCATCGTCCCGGCAGGAGGCATGGCACGGACACGAGATGACCAGACCGCTGTCGAGCATGAAGATGCCAGTGGAAACATCCGCAGCGATAACGACCTCTACATGAACGGGCCGGAAATATATGCATTCACCTTGCGGGCGGTTCCGGGACTAGTCTCGGAGATATTAACTAAAAACAGCCTGACAATGGAGGACATTGACTACGTGATACTCCACCAGGCCAACAGACTTGTTCTCACCTCATTGAGAGACAAGCTTGAAATTGCTGAAGAAAAATTTTGCATCGATGTTGAAGAACTTGGCAACACCGTCAGCTCCACCGTCCCCATCGCGATAAAGAGGGCACTCAAAAGAGAACCGGAGAAACTTCACCCGGGCGCAAAAATCCTCATCGCGGGATTCGGCGTCGGCTACTCCTGGGGAGGAACGGTCGTCACACTTTGA